The genome window AGCGGATGAAACGGCAGAACACCGGCGGGTCGGCCTCCTCGAACTGTTCCACCTCGAAACGGCCGGTCACCACCGCGCTCTCGCGCGGAGCACGCGCGATGTTGTAGAACGGGACCATGTAGAAATCCAGGTCCCAGCTCTTGCTCTCCACGTAGTCGAACACCTCGGGCATGTGCGTGGCCAGGCCGACCCGCACGCCGGCCTCGCGCATGGTCTTGAGGTACTCGCACACCGAGTCGATCCGGCCCTCGCGCCAGCGCTTGTCGGTCTCGGTGCCGTGGAAATAGATCCCCACCGCGCCGAAAGCGGCGATCACCTTGATGTTGGTGTGGATGTCGCTCATCTCGCTGGCGGTCTGGGCGATGAAATTGAGCCGGCCGCCCTCGCGCCGGAACAGCTCGAGCCAGTGGAGGATACGGTGATAGTCGCCGCGGGCCTGCAGGGTGTTGACCCCGGCCGCCTGGCAGCGGTGCAGGGTGGCTACCACCTGCTCGGACGTGTAGTAGGCGGCCATGTCGCTGTTCATCTCGGCCGTGAAATGGCTGTTGCCCACGAAGGGGTTGCCGCCCACGATCAGACGGCTGATCCGGTGCGGCCCGAAAGGCACGACCGGCAGGCCGCCGGCTGCGGGGGTGTCGCTCATGGTCATTCGGTCCCACGCGTTGGAGACGAATCGTCGCCGGTCAGGACCAGCCCCTAGGGCCGGTCTGCCGGAATGACTGAAATGAATGTACAGATAAGATGGCCCGGTTCGGCCGGCCAGTCAAGGCAGAAGAACCGGGCGGGTGCGCAGCGTTGTGCTGTCAGTCGTAGATGCGCGCCTTGAACCTGCGCAGCCGCTGGGACAGGAAAGCCGAGATGAACAGAGTCCCCGCGATGCAGTAGAAAATCCACTGCATGCCCCAGCGGTCGCCCACCAGGCCGAGGATCGGGGCGGCCAGGGCGCCCAGGCCCAGGTTGAGGCCGAACTTGAGCCCGTAGCCGGTGCTGCGGTGACGGGGGGGCACGGCCAGGGCCAGCATCTGGTTCTCGATCGGCTGGCCGCTGAAAAACACCACGAAGAACACGGCCAGCATCGCCACCAGGGGCCAGCCGCCCAGCAGCACGGTCACCAGCAGAAGCGGGCCCCACAACGGCACCAGGCGCACGTAGACCCGGAACGGGCTGTGACGGTCGGAGACATGCCCGCCCCACATCTGGCCGATACCTCCGGCCAGCAGGGCCAGGCTGGTGAACAGCCCGCCTGCGATCACCGAACTGGTCCAGCTCACGTGCACGTTCTCGCCCAGGTACTTGGGCAGGTAGGTCATCAGGCCGCGGTAGACCAGTCCGGTGATAATCATCACCATGTACAGCCAGAACAGGAAACCGCGGTTGGAGCTGTCCGGCCGGCTGCCATCCTCCCCGGACTCCTGCGCAGTGGACGGCTGGGGCAGGCTCCGGTGCGAGATGCGCACCGGGAAGATCAGGAACAGGACTCCTGAGATGAACCCGAAAGCCGCGGGCACGAAAAAGGCCATGTGCCAGCCGAACTTTTCGCCCAGAAGCCCGGCCACGAACGGCGAGATGGCCAGCCCGATGCTGCCGAACACCCCGTGCAGCCCCATGACGAACCCCTTGCGCCGCACACCCATCGAGATCAGGGCCAGGCCCGAGGGATGGTACAGGCTGCCGAACAGCCCCATCAGGCCGAACGAGAGGGCCAGGGTCCAGACCGAATGGCTCAGCCCGGCCAGCACCGCCGAGGCCGAGGTGCCGAAAATGAACAGCAGGAACACCTTGTATATGTCCCAGCGGTCAGCCAGCATGCCGCCGGGCAGGCTCCCCAGGCCGAGCATCATTATATAAGGGAACACCAGGGCCCCGACCTCGACCAGGGAAAGATGAAAATGCGCGATCAGAAGGGTGAGCACACCGGCGTAGATCAGCTCGAAAAAGTGCAGCATGCCGTGGCCCAGGCTGGTGAAAAATATGACCCGCTTCTCGTAGGGATACTCACGCCCCGGGGCCGTGACCGCCGCCTCGTCCGTGCTCAGTGCCGTCTCTATGCTGTCCATTGGCTGCTTTCACGATAGATGAATTCACCGGTTCCGGTCCTGGCGCCGGGAAAGGATGCAAAATACTGTCGTTCATGCCGTTGCGCAAGATGGAATAAACCGGAGGCGCGCTTTGCGCTCAGAGCAGTTGCATCGAGGCGCCAAAGCGGAACTGGAGCATATCGAGGCCGGAGGTCGATTTATCGTACAGCACCGGACCTTCCTGGCTGGGGCGGCGCAGGTTCTGACGGACCAGGAAATCACTCTGACCGCTTTTCTGGTACAGGGCTTTCAGATCGATGGCCATGTCCTTGATCAGGCGGCCGGTCTCCTTTTCCCCGCTCTCCCAGAGCACGAACCTCAGGCCGCCGCCCACGCCCCAGATATAGCTCAGATGGCTGAAATCCTCGGTCTGGTCGATCAGCGGTCCGGCCCAGCGCGCGTTGGTGATATGGCTGTCGATGCCGAAATACGCCGGTCCGCCCAGGGCGTCGACATAGGGGCGGAGCGCCCCGCGGCTCAGTCCGACTGAAATCCCCGTACAGAAAGCCGTGATGCTGTACCGGCTGGAGACATCGCAGAACATGTCGCTCTGGGAGAAACTGAGCGGCACGTACCAGTGCTCGGTCCCAGTTGCAGGTTCCCGGCCAGGGCCGTGGAGGACAGGTTGAGGACAGCCAGGACAAGCAGAAGGCTCAACACGTTGCGTCGCATGTGCGTCACTCCACTTTCGCTCTATCGCCTGAATGCAATCGTTTTCCTGACGGCTGGCACAGCGCCGCCAGGACTGCCCGGCAAATCTTTTGACGCCTCAAACAGGGGAGGACTGCCTGGACGTAACTCTATGCAGGGTAGTTTGACGGCTAATATTGCAAAGTGAGAAAATTAAGTAAAGAAAAATGCCGTGTCCTTTGAGGAACAGGATGCCCCGGGCGGCGGTTTCCACCGCCCGGGGCCGGGGAAGGTCAGAAATTGAAAGTAGCGCCGACACGCAGCATGAACATGTCCGTGGCGGACTCCACGGTGTCGTAGGTGACTTTGCCCAGTTCGCGCTCGATGGAGCCTTTTTTCAGGTACTCGGCGTTGCCGCCCCTCACATAGCCCAGCTTGATATCGATCAGGGCCTCGTTCAGCTCGCCCTTGAGCGCCTCTTTGCGCCTCCAGACCGGGATCTGCACGCCGCCGCCCAGGCCTAAATTCCAGGTCCAGTCACTGAAATTGGTGCTGGCGGCGATCTCATCTCCGCTGCCCAGGCCGTGGTTTTCGATCTTGGTCCGGGTGGCGATGTAGGTCACTCCGAAGAAGGCCTCGGCGTACGGGCGCACCGGGCCGTTGCGCAGGCCCACCTGAAAGCCGGGGCTGACCTGCACCATGTAGTTGTCCGTCACCACGTCCACCACCACATCCGGGATGGTCATGCTGAAAGGCTCGGTCCGCCGCTCGCGGCCGTAGTTCAGGTAGCCGACATCCGCGAACAACACCGGGGCCACGGACGATCCCTGGGCGAAAGCCCAGCCCACGCGGCCCGCGCCGCCCCAGGCGAAATCGACCTGCTCGCTGAAATCCCCCTGCGGCCAGGCCAGCGACAAGCCCGCCCCGGCGGTAAGCTCCGCCCGCGACTGCGCCACCGACAGCGATAAAGCCAGCATGACAACCGGAATCATTCTTAATGCCCGCATGCTACACTCCTTAGGGATTGGATCAGGGTGAGGGCCGGAATTCACTCTGCACAACGTGCAACGTTAAGAATATAACACATTCCGCAAAAAAAGGGGAGGGACGGCCCCAGTTTGCGCCGTCTCTCCCGGTTAGACGATCAATCCCGCGGTTTATTCTGTCAACGCATCAAATTCTGGGTCAGGAGCTTTCCGGTCAGCCAGTCGAGGAAGCCCTGCTTGTCGATGCTCATGCCGATCTCACAGTTGGACGGCTGGCTTTCATCCACCACGGTGTAGCCCTCGTCGGTCACGCGCACGTGGGCCCGTCGCGTCTGGACAAAATTCTCGCCCAGGGCCATCGAGACCGCCACCGGGTCGAACAGCACCGGGTCGCGGCCCGCGTGGCGCGACGACCAGAGGGAGTAGAGCCCCATGATCGCATCGGTCAGGGCCGAGCCGCGGGCGGCGATCTGCCCCCGGCGCGCCTCGTCGAAATTCACCAGGGTGGTCACATCCAGCCCGGCCAGTCTGATCGGCACGCCGCTGGTCATGAACGCCTGGGCGCTGGGGACATCGGCC of bacterium contains these proteins:
- a CDS encoding MFS transporter — protein: MDSIETALSTDEAAVTAPGREYPYEKRVIFFTSLGHGMLHFFELIYAGVLTLLIAHFHLSLVEVGALVFPYIMMLGLGSLPGGMLADRWDIYKVFLLFIFGTSASAVLAGLSHSVWTLALSFGLMGLFGSLYHPSGLALISMGVRRKGFVMGLHGVFGSIGLAISPFVAGLLGEKFGWHMAFFVPAAFGFISGVLFLIFPVRISHRSLPQPSTAQESGEDGSRPDSSNRGFLFWLYMVMIITGLVYRGLMTYLPKYLGENVHVSWTSSVIAGGLFTSLALLAGGIGQMWGGHVSDRHSPFRVYVRLVPLWGPLLLVTVLLGGWPLVAMLAVFFVVFFSGQPIENQMLALAVPPRHRSTGYGLKFGLNLGLGALAAPILGLVGDRWGMQWIFYCIAGTLFISAFLSQRLRRFKARIYD
- a CDS encoding porin family protein, producing the protein MRALRMIPVVMLALSLSVAQSRAELTAGAGLSLAWPQGDFSEQVDFAWGGAGRVGWAFAQGSSVAPVLFADVGYLNYGRERRTEPFSMTIPDVVVDVVTDNYMVQVSPGFQVGLRNGPVRPYAEAFFGVTYIATRTKIENHGLGSGDEIAASTNFSDWTWNLGLGGGVQIPVWRRKEALKGELNEALIDIKLGYVRGGNAEYLKKGSIERELGKVTYDTVESATDMFMLRVGATFNF